A region of the Tissierellales bacterium genome:
TAGCGGCGGATCCTATTTTCACATTCGCTTATACTGGAGTTAATGGAGGATGTATCATAATTACAGCAGATGATCCTGGTATGCATAGTTCTCAAAATGAGCAAGATAATAGATACTATGCTCGTCATGCTAAAATGCCTATGGTAGAGCCAAGTAATAGCCAAGAATCTAAGGATATGGTTAAAGTAGCTTATGAGATAAGTGAAAAATTTGATGTACCAGTTTTATTTAGAATGACTACTAGAGTCTGTCATTCAAAGAGTGTAGTTGAACTTTCAGATAGAGTAGAAGTAGAAATGAAAGAATACAACAAAGACATTCCTAAATATGTTGCTAATCCTGGAAATGGTAGAGTGCTTCATGTTAAATTAGAAGAAAAATTGAAGAAATTATATGAATACAGCAACAATTGTGAGCTAAACTATGAAGTAATGAATGATACTAAGATTGGTATTATTACATCAGGAGTAGCTTATGAGTATGCGAAAGAAGTATTTGGAAATGAAGCATCTTATTTGAAAATAGGATTTAGTTTCCCAATACCAAAAGAAAAAATCAAAGCTTTTGCTAAAAAAGTAGAAAAACTTTATGTAATAGAAGAATTAGAGCCTTATCTAGAAACAGAAATAAAAGCTATGGGAATAGAAGTTATCGGTAGAGAAGCTCTTCCTACTTGCGGTGAATTAAACCCAGATATCATAGCTGAAGCATTAAAAGGTGAAAAGAGATCTAAGGTAGAAAAAGATGAAGAAAAAGTTATAGGAAGACCTCCAACAATGTGTGCAGGATGTCCTCACAGAGGATTCTTCTATGAATTGAGTAGAAAGAAAAATGTTATGATTTCTGGAGACATCGGATGTTATACATTGGGAGCAGCAGCACCATTAAATGCTACGGATTCTGTAATCTGCATGGGAGCTAGCGTTAGTGCTGGACACGGATTTGCAGCGGCTAACAGACATCATGACAGAGACATGAGAGTTGTAAGTGTTATCGGAGACTCAACATTCTTCCATTCAGGAATGACAGGTCTTTTAGATATAACTTACAATGGCGGAAATTCAACAGTAGTTATATTAGACAATAGAATTACAGGAATGACAGGACATCAAGAAAATCCTGGAACAGGATACACTTTGATGGGCAAGCCAGCTAGAGAAGTTGATTTAGTTAAACTAGTAGAAGCTCTTGGAATAGAAGATGTTGATGTTGTTAATCCTTTAAAATTAGATGAAGTTGATAAAGTTATAGAAAAACATTTGAATTTGGACAAACCATCTGTAATAATAACTAAATGGCCATGTGCTTTAAAGAAATTTAGAAAAGATGAAATCAAAGAATACAAACTTGATGAAAGAGGAGTTTGTGTAGTTGAGAGCGAT
Encoded here:
- the iorA gene encoding indolepyruvate ferredoxin oxidoreductase subunit alpha, which translates into the protein MKKLMTGNEAVARGAYEAGVSVAAAYPGTPSTEILENIATYEEIYSEWAPNEKVATEVAIGASIAGARSLAAMKHVGMNVAADPIFTFAYTGVNGGCIIITADDPGMHSSQNEQDNRYYARHAKMPMVEPSNSQESKDMVKVAYEISEKFDVPVLFRMTTRVCHSKSVVELSDRVEVEMKEYNKDIPKYVANPGNGRVLHVKLEEKLKKLYEYSNNCELNYEVMNDTKIGIITSGVAYEYAKEVFGNEASYLKIGFSFPIPKEKIKAFAKKVEKLYVIEELEPYLETEIKAMGIEVIGREALPTCGELNPDIIAEALKGEKRSKVEKDEEKVIGRPPTMCAGCPHRGFFYELSRKKNVMISGDIGCYTLGAAAPLNATDSVICMGASVSAGHGFAAANRHHDRDMRVVSVIGDSTFFHSGMTGLLDITYNGGNSTVVILDNRITGMTGHQENPGTGYTLMGKPAREVDLVKLVEALGIEDVDVVNPLKLDEVDKVIEKHLNLDKPSVIITKWPCALKKFRKDEIKEYKLDERGVCVVESDTCKKCKKCTKVGCPAISFTKEEGAKIDPYMCVGCEVCMQVCPFDAIKLVQR